The Candidatus Eisenbacteria bacterium genome has a segment encoding these proteins:
- a CDS encoding hydrogenase iron-sulfur subunit: MTEQNKNSGFEPRILAVLCTWCSYAGADLAGVSRIQYPPNIRVIKVPCSARVNPLYIIRALMEGWDGVLVSGCHPGDCHYIAGNYAARRRFTLLGDYLEYCGIEPGRVNFSWVSASEGARFAEVVKTVVERVRTLGPTLRLVKEYAGEKEF; this comes from the coding sequence ATGACAGAGCAAAACAAAAATAGCGGCTTTGAGCCCAGAATTCTGGCGGTCTTGTGCACATGGTGCAGCTATGCCGGAGCAGACCTGGCAGGCGTTTCGCGGATACAGTATCCGCCCAATATCCGTGTCATCAAAGTCCCCTGCTCAGCCAGAGTGAATCCTCTCTATATCATCCGGGCGCTCATGGAAGGATGGGACGGTGTCCTGGTCTCCGGCTGTCACCCCGGCGATTGTCATTACATCGCCGGTAACTATGCGGCGAGGCGCCGGTTCACACTGTTGGGAGATTATCTGGAGTACTGCGGCATCGAGCCGGGCAGAGTCAACTTTTCCTGGGTATCTGCCAGCGAGGGAGCCAGGTTCGCCGAGGTCGTGAAGACAGTGGTAGAGCGAGTGCGAACACTGGGACCAACCCTGCGTCTCGTAAAGGAATATGCGGGGGAGAAAGAGTTCTGA
- a CDS encoding CoB--CoM heterodisulfide reductase iron-sulfur subunit B family protein, whose amino-acid sequence MSGTERSLALFLGCTIPLRARQYEKAAVEIARLFGCELTPLQDFACCGFPIKSESREHTLLLAARNLAVAEEAGLDILALCSSCASVLAETSHELRTDEALREKVNARLAAIGRKIVEPRRVRHFARWLFDDIGIPAIKEKVVRPLEGFRFAVHYGCHYLKPSRAFEGPEDPEAPHSLGDLVRATGAEVIDYSEYKKCCGGAVLGIDAALALTLAGEKLTRIKTAAPDAVVLVCPFCAVMYDDNQSKVAGQMAQELGIPILFLPQVLGLALGRSAKDMELKLAKNRCEKLIAAFADQPV is encoded by the coding sequence ATGAGCGGCACGGAACGCAGCCTGGCTCTATTCCTCGGCTGCACGATTCCGCTGCGCGCGCGGCAGTACGAGAAGGCCGCGGTGGAAATTGCGCGGCTCTTCGGCTGCGAGCTTACGCCTTTACAGGATTTCGCCTGCTGCGGTTTCCCTATCAAGTCTGAGAGCCGCGAGCATACGCTGCTGCTTGCCGCCCGGAACCTCGCGGTTGCCGAAGAAGCAGGACTGGACATCCTGGCACTCTGCTCCAGTTGTGCGTCGGTCCTCGCTGAGACTTCACACGAGCTCCGCACGGATGAGGCGCTGCGGGAAAAAGTCAATGCGAGACTCGCCGCGATAGGCCGGAAGATAGTCGAGCCGCGGCGTGTCCGCCATTTCGCCCGGTGGCTCTTCGACGACATCGGCATTCCGGCGATAAAAGAGAAAGTTGTCAGGCCGCTTGAGGGTTTTCGCTTCGCTGTTCACTACGGCTGTCATTACCTCAAGCCCTCACGGGCATTTGAAGGACCGGAGGACCCGGAGGCACCGCATTCGCTCGGAGACCTGGTGCGAGCGACGGGCGCCGAAGTAATAGACTATTCTGAATACAAGAAGTGCTGCGGCGGGGCCGTGTTGGGCATAGACGCGGCGCTTGCCCTCACACTTGCCGGCGAGAAACTGACACGCATCAAGACAGCGGCACCCGATGCGGTGGTCCTTGTCTGTCCATTCTGCGCCGTGATGTACGACGACAACCAGAGCAAGGTCGCCGGGCAAATGGCACAGGAATTGGGAATCCCAATCTTGTTCCTGCCGCAGGTTTTGGGGCTGGCTTTGGGCCGCTCGGCAAAAGATATGGAGCTTAAGCTAGCAAAGAACAGGTGCGAGAAGCTTATCGCTGCCTTTGCAGATCAGCCAGTGTGA
- a CDS encoding 4Fe-4S dicluster domain-containing protein, producing the protein MAKGGEHHTDVAALMAQAKTAGYEVFVPVRSAGGWTFGYWEGGAADVSGCLLTALSAKAFVLPQLEKLLDYNAGEGGAVVPPAVKRALFSVRPCDARAITLIDKIYAGGRGFHDTGYEARRKNTILVVSACENLAPTCFCGAVGGGPADPTGADIMLFHSGGRTVYEAVSPRGKAFLTELKVNAGSADEVSAAKTAHGKVAASMKPPWDLNKVRATLYENFGASVWDEVAAGCISCMACTFVCPSCHCFDVMDEGKQGRGTRCRFWDACTVPLFTLHASGHNPRDRKGQRYRQRVLHKFCYFHENWGENLCVGCGRCVVACPVNVDIREAVARAAAAK; encoded by the coding sequence ATGGCCAAAGGCGGAGAACACCACACTGATGTTGCAGCGCTCATGGCGCAGGCGAAAACCGCCGGCTACGAGGTCTTCGTCCCGGTGCGTTCGGCTGGAGGTTGGACCTTTGGCTACTGGGAGGGCGGGGCAGCGGATGTCAGCGGCTGCTTGCTGACCGCGCTGAGCGCCAAGGCGTTCGTCTTACCTCAACTTGAAAAGCTGCTTGATTACAATGCAGGCGAAGGCGGGGCGGTGGTCCCGCCTGCCGTCAAGCGCGCTCTCTTCTCGGTCCGGCCTTGTGATGCCCGCGCGATTACGCTGATCGACAAGATCTACGCGGGAGGACGCGGTTTTCACGACACCGGCTATGAGGCCCGGCGGAAAAATACAATTCTAGTGGTGAGCGCCTGTGAGAACCTCGCTCCTACTTGTTTCTGCGGCGCTGTCGGCGGTGGGCCGGCTGACCCGACCGGGGCAGACATAATGCTTTTCCACTCGGGCGGACGGACAGTGTACGAAGCAGTATCGCCGCGCGGCAAGGCATTTCTGACAGAACTCAAAGTCAACGCAGGATCCGCTGACGAAGTCTCGGCAGCGAAAACCGCCCACGGAAAGGTCGCAGCGTCGATGAAGCCGCCCTGGGACTTGAATAAAGTTCGTGCAACACTCTACGAGAACTTCGGTGCGAGTGTATGGGACGAAGTCGCAGCCGGCTGCATAAGCTGCATGGCCTGCACGTTTGTTTGTCCGTCGTGTCACTGCTTTGATGTCATGGACGAAGGCAAGCAAGGCAGAGGGACACGGTGCCGTTTCTGGGACGCATGCACTGTCCCTCTCTTCACTTTGCATGCATCGGGCCATAACCCTCGCGATCGCAAAGGTCAGCGTTACCGCCAGCGCGTTCTTCACAAATTCTGCTACTTTCATGAGAATTGGGGCGAGAACCTGTGCGTAGGATGCGGCCGGTGTGTCGTCGCCTGCCCGGTCAACGTTGATATCCGGGAAGCAGTGGCGCGCGCCGCGGCGGCGAAATAA
- the larA gene encoding nickel-dependent lactate racemase encodes MKLEVPYGKETVTVSIPDSAEVAYPNEVKIRDESQVLASALAAPINSKSFRDFLADARDVLIIINDATRPTPTARVLDIIRKDLEGINAKYIIATGVHRACTENELREIFGSLYTKVKDKIIMHDAARDEDMVNIGTSANGTEMYVNRAGVEAHKIVIIGSVEPHYFAGYTGGRKAFLPGIASRRTIEQNHKYALRPEAQALKLDGNPVHEDMIDALKIIADKEIFSIMTVLDGEHRIYATTAGHIHDSFYAAIAAANEVFCVPVKGLAEVVVSVAPYPMDIDLYQSQKALDNGKLAMADGAILILVSKCRMGVGDDAFLELLGSCATPQDTLEKLASGYKLGWHKAGKMAEIAIKGEMWGVTDLDDKTLEKAFIKPYKSLQQAIDDALAKKGAGARLLVLMNGSMSIPMIRS; translated from the coding sequence ATGAAACTAGAGGTGCCTTACGGCAAGGAGACGGTGACTGTAAGCATCCCGGACAGCGCCGAGGTGGCGTATCCGAATGAAGTGAAAATCAGAGACGAGAGCCAGGTCCTCGCATCGGCGCTTGCGGCTCCCATCAATTCCAAGTCGTTCCGCGACTTCTTAGCGGACGCGCGGGATGTCCTCATCATCATCAATGACGCAACCCGCCCTACACCCACGGCGCGAGTTCTTGACATAATCAGGAAAGACCTCGAAGGCATCAATGCAAAATACATCATCGCTACGGGCGTGCACCGTGCCTGCACCGAAAATGAGCTCCGCGAGATCTTCGGGAGCTTATACACCAAAGTCAAAGACAAGATCATTATGCACGATGCCGCGCGCGATGAAGACATGGTCAATATCGGCACCTCTGCTAACGGGACCGAAATGTACGTTAACCGGGCCGGCGTGGAGGCGCACAAGATTGTCATCATCGGCTCGGTGGAACCTCACTATTTCGCCGGTTACACCGGCGGCCGGAAGGCCTTCCTCCCGGGCATCGCTTCCCGAAGGACCATTGAGCAGAACCACAAATACGCTCTTCGTCCGGAAGCGCAGGCCCTCAAACTCGATGGCAATCCGGTTCACGAGGATATGATTGATGCCTTAAAGATAATCGCGGATAAGGAAATATTCTCGATTATGACCGTCCTGGATGGCGAGCACCGCATCTATGCGACAACGGCGGGGCATATTCACGATTCGTTCTACGCTGCGATCGCGGCGGCGAACGAAGTATTCTGTGTGCCGGTGAAAGGACTGGCGGAGGTCGTTGTCAGTGTTGCACCCTATCCCATGGACATAGACCTCTACCAATCACAGAAGGCATTGGACAACGGCAAACTCGCCATGGCCGACGGCGCGATCCTCATCCTGGTGTCAAAGTGCCGGATGGGCGTTGGGGACGATGCATTCCTGGAGCTGCTGGGGAGCTGCGCAACGCCTCAGGACACGCTGGAGAAGCTGGCTTCCGGATATAAATTGGGTTGGCACAAGGCCGGTAAGATGGCAGAAATCGCAATCAAGGGAGAGATGTGGGGTGTCACAGACTTGGATGACAAGACACTTGAGAAGGCATTCATCAAACCATACAAGAGTCTCCAGCAGGCGATAGACGACGCGCTTGCAAAAAAGGGCGCCGGGGCACGTCTGCTGGTACTGATGAATGGCTCAATGTCCATTCCGATGATCAGATCGTAA
- a CDS encoding FAD-dependent oxidoreductase: MVKAKKQNDVIGAAMVVGGGVAGAQAALDLANAGFKVYLVEKGAAIGGTMAQLDKTFPTNDCSMCILAPKLVEVGRHENIEILTLADLEKLEGEPGNFTAHVRRRPRYVDEEMCTGCTDCAQACPVQFPDEYEVGLVKRRAAYRPYAQAIPNVFALHKRGKAPCRDACPIDQAAQGYIALIGEGKFKEALALIRKQNPLPGICGRVCHHPCEKACVRGEVDSAISIRSLKRFVADWEAANEPDYSFVTDYNIEKKNTSVAVVGAGPAGLTCAHDLALAGYDVDVFEALPFPGGMLRVGIPRYRLPQAVIDREAGFLEKLGVRFRCNAELGKSFAIDDLFQDGYKAIFLGIGAHKSLTLGCGGEGLEGVVGAVEFLREFALTGKVWAGRKVAVIGGGNAAIDAARTARRLGAEVTIYYRRTRTEMPADNVEIEEARREGVGLELLVAPDEILGKENRVTGMRLQRMELGEPDASGRRRPVPIPGDKFDVAVDMVIPAISQAPAITPLEGQAGICVTKWKTVEVDEQTGMTGRAGVFAGGDMVSGPGMVTEAMAQGRRAARGIAAYLNCSDFPVPLPAALEVVKPADVPKDKASPSPRAHMAELAVTERGNSFEEVELGLDKEQAIAEAKRCLSCGVCSECLECVRACRPDAIRHFQTARLDEIKVGAVILAPGFEEFDARLKSEYGWGRLPDVVTSIEFERLLSASGPFGGHLKRLSDGKDPVKVAWLQCIGSRDTTVGRGYCSSVCCMYATKQAVIAREHAAGVEPTIFFMDMRSFGKEFDRYIERAEREYGVRFIRSRVDSVERENGKLALKYEDEGGVFSREEFDMVVLSVGLTVDKDTKAMLGRLGLEVDKYDFVAAPAFNPTHTSRPGVFAAGAAAGPKDIPESVMEASAAVAQAAGVLAPARWTETTAAVFPAERNIAGEPPRVGAFICHCGINIGGVVDVPGVVEYAASLPWVAYVERNLFTCSSDTQKLIAEKIAEHGLNRVVVASCTPRTHEPLFRATLREAGLNPYLFEMANIREHCSWVHMRQPAEATAKAKELVRMAVARAVNLSPLADIELPVTQTALVIGGGVAGLTAAIGLAEQGFQTYVVEKEAELGGNLRHIRYTLDGQEIAPFLADLADRVRRHDKIKVFTGARIKTLNGFVGSYVSTIVDASGAENRIEHGVVIVATGANMGDHKEFALGETARVMTQRDLEQSLGEGKVPFGSTDIAMIQCVGSRDESHLYCSRICCSEAVKNALKLKELNPDANIYMFYRDLRTYGLAEDYYREAREKGIFFARFEPDNKPVVVPKGDKASVKWHDIIVGEEVEMEVDLVALAEGTWPDVAANKELAEMLKVPLTADGFFLEAHMKLRPVDFATEGVFVCGLAHAPKTIEESIAQAQAAAARASTILAKPTIRAEGRVAVVNEKRCIACGTCESVCPYGAIEVNKIKMVAEVNAGLCKGCGSCAAACWSAAVDIAGVTHEQLLDAISAL, translated from the coding sequence ATGGTCAAGGCAAAAAAACAGAATGACGTCATTGGCGCGGCCATGGTCGTGGGTGGCGGTGTTGCAGGCGCCCAGGCCGCACTGGACCTCGCAAACGCCGGCTTCAAGGTTTACCTTGTTGAGAAGGGCGCCGCTATCGGCGGCACGATGGCTCAACTTGACAAGACCTTCCCCACCAACGACTGCTCGATGTGCATCCTGGCGCCGAAGCTGGTTGAAGTGGGCCGCCACGAAAACATTGAAATCCTCACGCTCGCCGACCTGGAGAAGCTGGAAGGCGAACCGGGAAACTTCACCGCTCATGTCCGCCGGAGGCCGCGGTATGTTGACGAAGAGATGTGCACCGGCTGCACAGATTGCGCGCAGGCCTGCCCGGTCCAATTCCCGGACGAGTATGAAGTAGGACTGGTCAAGCGGCGGGCAGCCTATCGCCCCTACGCTCAGGCCATCCCCAATGTCTTTGCCCTCCACAAGCGCGGAAAAGCACCATGCCGCGACGCATGTCCGATCGACCAGGCGGCGCAGGGCTACATTGCCCTCATCGGCGAAGGCAAGTTCAAGGAGGCGCTGGCGCTCATTCGAAAACAGAACCCGCTTCCAGGGATTTGCGGCCGCGTCTGCCACCATCCATGCGAGAAGGCCTGCGTTCGTGGAGAGGTGGATTCTGCGATCTCCATCCGGTCTCTCAAACGTTTCGTCGCCGATTGGGAAGCGGCGAACGAGCCGGATTACTCTTTTGTCACCGACTACAACATTGAAAAAAAGAATACGTCTGTCGCCGTTGTCGGCGCAGGGCCTGCGGGATTGACCTGCGCGCACGACCTGGCATTGGCCGGCTACGACGTTGATGTTTTTGAGGCGTTGCCGTTCCCCGGCGGGATGTTGCGTGTCGGCATTCCGCGTTATCGCTTGCCGCAAGCGGTGATTGACCGCGAGGCCGGCTTCCTGGAAAAGCTGGGCGTCCGCTTTCGCTGCAACGCCGAGCTCGGAAAGAGCTTCGCGATAGATGACCTTTTCCAGGATGGCTACAAGGCGATCTTCCTCGGCATCGGCGCCCACAAGAGTCTAACCCTCGGCTGCGGCGGTGAGGGTCTCGAAGGTGTCGTTGGCGCAGTTGAATTTCTCCGCGAGTTCGCGCTGACGGGAAAGGTCTGGGCCGGTAGGAAGGTCGCCGTGATAGGCGGCGGCAACGCGGCCATTGACGCTGCCCGCACGGCACGCCGCCTGGGTGCGGAGGTCACAATCTACTACCGGCGCACCCGTACCGAGATGCCCGCGGATAACGTAGAAATCGAAGAGGCCCGGCGCGAAGGTGTCGGATTGGAATTGTTGGTTGCACCCGATGAAATCCTGGGCAAGGAAAACCGCGTGACCGGGATGCGGCTCCAGCGAATGGAACTCGGCGAGCCGGATGCAAGCGGCCGGCGCCGTCCCGTTCCAATTCCCGGCGATAAGTTCGACGTCGCAGTGGACATGGTGATACCTGCGATAAGCCAGGCCCCGGCGATAACGCCGCTGGAAGGCCAGGCGGGCATCTGCGTCACCAAGTGGAAGACTGTAGAAGTTGACGAGCAAACCGGCATGACGGGCCGGGCGGGTGTCTTCGCCGGCGGGGACATGGTATCCGGCCCTGGAATGGTTACCGAGGCGATGGCACAGGGACGCCGCGCTGCCCGCGGAATTGCAGCGTACTTGAATTGCAGCGACTTCCCTGTCCCGTTGCCTGCCGCATTGGAAGTGGTCAAGCCCGCGGACGTGCCTAAAGACAAGGCAAGTCCGTCTCCGCGCGCACACATGGCAGAGCTTGCGGTTACCGAACGTGGAAACAGCTTTGAGGAAGTGGAGCTCGGTCTTGACAAAGAGCAGGCAATTGCCGAGGCGAAGCGATGCCTTTCCTGCGGCGTATGTTCGGAATGTCTCGAATGCGTCAGGGCCTGCCGCCCGGATGCCATCCGCCACTTCCAGACCGCGAGATTGGATGAAATAAAAGTGGGCGCAGTTATCCTCGCGCCCGGCTTTGAAGAGTTTGATGCGCGCCTCAAGAGTGAATACGGCTGGGGCCGCCTCCCGGATGTGGTCACTTCCATAGAATTTGAAAGACTGCTCTCGGCATCAGGGCCTTTCGGCGGGCATCTGAAACGCTTGTCCGACGGAAAGGACCCGGTGAAGGTCGCCTGGCTGCAATGTATTGGGTCCCGCGATACCACCGTGGGCCGCGGCTACTGTTCATCGGTCTGCTGTATGTACGCGACAAAACAGGCTGTCATCGCCCGGGAGCACGCTGCCGGCGTCGAGCCCACGATCTTCTTCATGGATATGCGTTCGTTCGGCAAGGAGTTCGATCGTTACATCGAGCGCGCCGAACGGGAATACGGTGTCCGGTTTATCCGGAGCCGTGTTGACAGTGTAGAACGCGAGAATGGAAAACTCGCCTTGAAATACGAGGACGAAGGCGGAGTCTTCAGCCGCGAAGAGTTTGACATGGTGGTCCTGTCCGTCGGCCTTACCGTGGACAAGGACACCAAGGCAATGCTGGGAAGGCTGGGCCTGGAAGTTGACAAGTATGACTTTGTTGCCGCGCCGGCCTTCAACCCGACGCATACATCCCGGCCCGGTGTCTTTGCTGCGGGCGCCGCCGCCGGGCCAAAAGATATCCCGGAATCGGTTATGGAAGCCTCGGCCGCAGTGGCACAGGCCGCAGGGGTCCTCGCTCCAGCGCGTTGGACCGAAACCACGGCCGCGGTCTTCCCCGCCGAACGGAACATCGCCGGGGAACCCCCGCGCGTCGGTGCCTTCATTTGTCACTGCGGCATAAATATTGGCGGCGTTGTAGATGTCCCGGGGGTTGTGGAATATGCAGCATCGCTCCCATGGGTAGCTTACGTCGAGCGGAATCTGTTCACCTGCTCTTCGGATACGCAGAAGCTGATCGCCGAGAAGATAGCTGAGCACGGACTGAATCGCGTCGTCGTGGCCTCCTGCACTCCGCGCACCCACGAGCCGTTGTTCCGGGCGACGCTGCGGGAAGCCGGCCTCAACCCGTACCTGTTTGAGATGGCGAATATCCGCGAACATTGCTCATGGGTGCACATGAGGCAGCCGGCCGAAGCAACCGCCAAGGCAAAGGAACTTGTGCGGATGGCGGTAGCCCGCGCAGTCAACCTTTCGCCGCTCGCGGACATTGAGCTTCCCGTAACGCAAACCGCTCTCGTGATTGGAGGAGGCGTTGCCGGCTTGACGGCGGCGATTGGCCTCGCCGAGCAGGGATTCCAGACCTACGTTGTCGAAAAAGAAGCCGAGCTAGGCGGAAACTTGCGCCATATCCGTTACACGCTTGACGGCCAGGAGATCGCACCTTTTCTTGCTGACCTGGCTGACCGTGTCCGCCGCCACGACAAGATAAAGGTTTTCACCGGTGCACGCATCAAGACGCTTAACGGCTTCGTCGGAAGTTATGTTTCGACGATAGTTGATGCATCCGGCGCCGAGAACAGAATCGAGCACGGCGTAGTCATCGTCGCCACCGGTGCAAACATGGGCGACCACAAAGAGTTTGCCCTTGGCGAGACGGCCCGCGTCATGACCCAGCGCGACCTTGAGCAATCCCTGGGCGAAGGAAAAGTCCCGTTCGGCAGTACGGACATCGCCATGATCCAGTGCGTTGGCTCCCGGGACGAAAGCCACCTCTACTGCTCCCGCATATGCTGCAGCGAGGCGGTGAAGAACGCACTCAAGCTTAAAGAGCTCAATCCGGACGCGAACATTTATATGTTCTATCGTGATTTGAGGACCTATGGCCTGGCCGAGGACTACTATCGTGAGGCCCGCGAGAAAGGTATCTTCTTCGCGCGTTTTGAGCCGGACAACAAACCCGTCGTGGTGCCCAAGGGCGACAAGGCCAGTGTGAAATGGCATGACATCATCGTGGGAGAAGAAGTAGAGATGGAGGTTGACCTGGTCGCGCTGGCCGAAGGAACGTGGCCCGACGTCGCGGCGAACAAGGAGCTTGCGGAAATGCTGAAGGTTCCGCTGACAGCCGATGGCTTCTTCCTTGAGGCGCACATGAAGCTTCGTCCGGTGGACTTTGCCACCGAGGGCGTCTTTGTTTGCGGCCTCGCGCACGCGCCCAAAACTATAGAAGAATCAATAGCGCAAGCTCAGGCAGCGGCGGCAAGAGCATCCACCATTCTCGCAAAGCCAACCATAAGAGCAGAAGGCCGTGTCGCCGTAGTCAATGAGAAGCGGTGCATCGCCTGCGGGACCTGCGAGTCCGTGTGTCCCTACGGCGCGATCGAAGTCAATAAGATAAAGATGGTAGCCGAAGTGAACGCGGGATTGTGCAAAGGGTGCGGCTCGTGCGCTGCGGCGTGCTGGTCCGCTGCCGTGGACATCGCCGGTGTAACGCATGAGCAGCTCCTTGATGCTATAAGCGCGTTGTAA
- a CDS encoding FAD/NAD(P)-binding protein — protein sequence MAQYTMNKSLAKTPMVPVPATLERVVVETGAADIKSFYLKLRRGSSWDYLPGQFAELSLYGYGECPIGIASSPSEGEELLFTVFNTGGRVTRALHRLGPGAPVGLRGPLGNSWPLDEMRGKNVVVIGGGFAFTTQRSLVKYVLANREDFGNLTVVYGARSPGALLYKPELAEWGKSPELTLHLTVDRGDEGWSGVEGFVPTIVEQVKPSRENAIAVICGPPIMIKFTLPVMDKLGWQPDQIYTSLEMRMKCGVGMCGRCNIGPKYVCVDGPVFSFAELSKLPQEY from the coding sequence ATGGCTCAATACACTATGAACAAATCCCTGGCCAAGACACCCATGGTGCCTGTGCCAGCAACGCTGGAACGCGTCGTGGTCGAGACGGGTGCGGCTGACATAAAAAGTTTCTATCTAAAGCTCAGACGCGGCTCATCGTGGGACTACCTTCCCGGCCAGTTTGCGGAGCTCTCGCTCTATGGCTATGGAGAATGTCCCATCGGCATCGCCTCCTCCCCCAGCGAAGGCGAAGAACTCCTGTTCACCGTCTTCAACACGGGCGGCAGGGTGACGCGGGCGCTTCATCGGCTCGGCCCTGGCGCTCCGGTCGGTCTCCGCGGCCCCCTCGGCAACTCCTGGCCGCTGGATGAGATGCGCGGCAAGAACGTGGTCGTCATAGGCGGCGGCTTTGCCTTCACAACGCAGCGTTCCCTCGTCAAATATGTCCTGGCGAATCGCGAAGACTTCGGAAATCTTACCGTCGTCTATGGTGCACGTTCGCCGGGGGCGCTGCTGTACAAACCGGAGCTTGCGGAATGGGGAAAGTCGCCCGAACTTACGCTCCACCTCACCGTGGATAGAGGTGATGAAGGGTGGTCCGGCGTGGAAGGATTTGTGCCGACAATAGTTGAGCAGGTGAAACCTTCGCGTGAAAACGCAATTGCGGTCATATGCGGACCGCCAATCATGATAAAATTCACGCTGCCGGTGATGGACAAACTGGGATGGCAGCCGGATCAGATCTACACGTCTTTGGAAATGCGAATGAAGTGCGGCGTTGGGATGTGCGGCCGCTGCAACATCGGCCCCAAGTACGTCTGCGTGGACGGGCCGGTCTTCTCATTCGCCGAACTTTCCAAGTTGCCACAGGAATACTAA
- a CDS encoding glycine cleavage system protein H, giving the protein MKIKDYELPDDLYYHGEHAWARLEKDGRVRVGMNDFFQKAAGGIVYVDLPFEDDEVSQGETCGKVQSSKWVGKLVSPVSGKIVEVNSNLEDQSGLINKDPYGTGWIMLVQPSAWNGEKANLICGAGPVAKWMEGEMKKAESGGKK; this is encoded by the coding sequence ATGAAAATCAAAGATTACGAATTGCCGGACGACTTGTACTATCACGGTGAGCACGCCTGGGCGCGGCTGGAGAAGGACGGCAGGGTTCGAGTGGGGATGAACGATTTCTTCCAGAAAGCCGCGGGTGGAATTGTGTACGTTGATTTGCCTTTCGAAGACGACGAAGTGAGCCAGGGCGAAACGTGCGGCAAGGTGCAGTCTTCCAAGTGGGTCGGAAAGCTGGTGTCCCCGGTCTCGGGGAAAATCGTTGAGGTCAATAGCAATCTGGAGGACCAGAGCGGTTTGATTAACAAAGATCCTTACGGCACCGGGTGGATAATGCTTGTTCAACCGTCGGCCTGGAACGGTGAGAAGGCGAACCTGATCTGCGGAGCCGGACCGGTTGCGAAGTGGATGGAAGGCGAGATGAAGAAGGCCGAGAGCGGCGGCAAGAAATAG
- a CDS encoding Coenzyme F420 hydrogenase/dehydrogenase, beta subunit C-terminal domain — protein MTLEEQICAKARELLESGEAEVVVGFAAGTMPLTVRPAFIRDPADTSRLTWNRLCTPALARYVQEYIRDRRNRRDYDVAKTKKVAVVVSPCDERALVAYMKENQFTRADIYVIGVNCAVPLIDRKKVLDKVGVYSVRNARIDGDKVIVLTTAGSEVQLPAADFVENICAVCTRRSIISADATLGTAAIPGKASDRFGRVREQESRAPDERWNWLREEFSRCIRCYACRQACPVCYCEECFADQRNPSWIGPATAEEDILAFHIVRCFHTAGRCVECGACERACPMDIHVRVLSDKLVKEVVEKFDYEVDAALDAKPPLSTYKPDDPNEGFM, from the coding sequence ATGACGCTTGAAGAACAGATCTGTGCCAAAGCTCGTGAGCTGTTGGAGTCGGGAGAAGCTGAAGTCGTGGTCGGTTTCGCAGCCGGAACAATGCCCCTGACCGTTCGGCCGGCGTTCATTAGAGATCCGGCGGACACGAGCCGCCTCACCTGGAACCGGCTGTGCACTCCAGCATTGGCCCGATATGTCCAGGAGTACATCCGTGACCGCCGCAACCGGCGCGATTATGACGTGGCCAAGACCAAGAAGGTCGCGGTCGTTGTCTCACCCTGCGATGAGCGTGCCCTTGTCGCCTACATGAAAGAGAACCAGTTTACCCGCGCCGACATCTACGTCATTGGTGTCAACTGTGCGGTTCCTCTAATAGACCGGAAGAAGGTCCTGGACAAGGTTGGAGTTTACTCTGTCCGGAACGCACGGATAGATGGCGATAAGGTGATCGTCCTGACGACCGCGGGTAGTGAAGTTCAGCTTCCCGCCGCCGACTTCGTTGAAAACATCTGCGCCGTATGCACCCGGCGCTCAATCATCTCAGCCGACGCGACGTTGGGGACGGCTGCGATACCTGGCAAAGCGTCCGATCGCTTTGGCCGCGTCCGGGAACAAGAAAGCCGTGCACCGGATGAGCGCTGGAATTGGCTCAGAGAGGAATTTTCCCGCTGTATCCGCTGTTATGCCTGTCGTCAGGCCTGCCCTGTCTGCTACTGCGAAGAGTGCTTCGCAGACCAGCGAAATCCATCGTGGATCGGGCCGGCCACGGCCGAGGAAGATATCCTGGCGTTCCACATCGTCCGCTGTTTCCACACTGCCGGACGCTGCGTGGAATGCGGCGCGTGCGAGCGCGCCTGTCCTATGGACATTCATGTCCGCGTTCTATCCGACAAGCTGGTGAAGGAAGTCGTAGAGAAGTTCGACTACGAAGTGGATGCGGCACTTGACGCCAAGCCGCCCTTGTCAACATACAAACCTGACGACCCAAACGAGGGGTTCATGTAG